In Paludibaculum fermentans, the genomic stretch AACGGCTGTTCGAGGAGGTCTTCAAGGCGTACGGGCTGAGCGTGGTGTTTGACGGCGACTACCAGGCTGGAGCACCGGTACTGTTCCGGGCGGAAAATATCGACTGGAAAGAAGCCATTCGCGACCTGGAGAATGTCACCAGTTCGTTCGTGGTTCCGGTGAGCTCCAAGGTGGCCCTCATCGCCAAGGACACAACTCAGAAGCGGGCCGAGGTGGAGCCCGTGATCTCCGTCGTGATTCCCTTCCCTGAGCCGTTGAGCCCGCAGGAAGTCCAGGAAGCGGCCCGCGCCGTGCAATCGACCTTCGACATGACGAAGATGGGCATCGATAACGGCCGCAGGCTGGTCCTGTTCCGGGACCGTGTTTCGCGGCTGCGGCCGGCCATGCAGCTATTTCAGGAACTGATGTTGCACCGCGGGCAGATCGTGACGGAAGTGGAGCTGATTTCGGTCAACCAGGATTCCTCCCTGAGCTACGGCATGACACTGCCCGGCAGCTTTCCATTTACGTATGTAGGAGATCTGTCGCCGCTCAACTACAAGCCTGTCTACGCGTCCACATCAAGTCCTTACGCGACGTTTGGCGGCGGGCGAACACGTTTCGCCATGGGGCTGGTCGGCGCCAGTTTATTCGCCAGCATGTCGCGCGGCCAAACCAACTCGCTGATGAAGGCGGAACTGCTGGGCCTGGACGGGCAGGCGGCGCAGCTCCATGTGGGGGATCGGTACCCGATCATCACCAGCATGTACTCCGGCGCGGCTACCGGCTCGACGACCGGCGGCTATGGCACGGCCCCGAGCATCAACTTCGAGGATCTGGGTATCGTGCTGAAGATCACTCCGCACCTGCACGGGACGGAAAGCGTGACGCTGGAGATCGAGGCGGAGTTCAAGGCGCTGGCGGGCTCCGCGGTCAATGACATACCGGTCATCTCCGAGCGGAAATTCGCGACCAAGACGCGGGTTAAGTACTCTGAAACCGCTGTGATAGCCGGCCTCGTGCGCGAAACGCTGACGCAGAGCTGGAGCGGTATCCCGGTCCTGGCCATCGCGTCGCCATTCCGCTCGAACGACAAATCGATGGAGCGGACACAATTGCTGCTCACTGTGCATCCCAAGCTGGTCAATCTGCCGCCCTCGGAGTTTCCGTCTCCCCAGGTTTGGGTGGGATCCGAAACACGTCCGCGAACAGTTCTCGAGCCAACGGCCAATTGACATCCGCCCACCGGATGCTGTCCGATCAAGAATAGACTATGCTTGGCTCTGAACCGCAAGTGCGGACAAAGGAAGGAGACGGTTAATGAGCGAAGGAACTACGAAATCCCCTGAGGATCTGGCCGCTGAGCTGGAAAAGCTAAAGGCCGAGAATGCGTCACTGAAGAAGGCTCGCAATGCGGGCGTCAGCTTCAAGGTGAGCGAAAAGGGTGCCGTTTCGGTGTACGGCCTGGGCCGTTTTCCCGTCACGCTGTACAAGGAACAGTGGGAACGCCTGCTCGCGTCCGGCGACCAGATCAAGTCATTCATGGCCGATAACGCGGACAAACTGAAGATCAAGGAGTAGACTCCCCCCTCCATGTCAAAAATGCTGGCTGAGATCCGTGAGCAGCCCACGGCGCTCGAACGGACCCTGAAAGCGGAGCTGCGCGGATTTGAACGCCTGCGCGCCCGTTTCGAGAAGGAGCGGCCTCGCCTGGTTGTCCTGGCAGCCCGTGGGACCTCGGACAACGCAGCGCAATTTGGGCGCTATCTAATTGAAGTGACAACCGGAATTCCGGTTTCGCTGGCCGCTCCGTCAGTCTCGACCCTGTATCATTCCAATCTGCGGCTGGAAGGCGCCCTCCTCGCCGCCGTCTCGCAATCGGGCGAATCCACCGACACGAATGTGGTGCTGGAAGAGGCGAAGAAGCAAGGCGCATTCACCATCGGCATCACCAACGAACCCGAGAGCACGCTGGCCCGCATCGCGGACCATGCGGTCCTGGTCCGTGCCGGACGGGAGAAGAGCGTCGCCGCCACGAAGACCTATACCGGGCAATTGCTTTCTTTCTACCTGCTGGCCTATGCGCTGGGGGCGAAGA encodes the following:
- a CDS encoding type II secretion system protein GspD, translating into MSLRIYTLVLCLCSLGIAGESAPSLYKKARKAAARNDYAAAYLLASQAVAADPAKPEYWNFAQAVRSRALPNLKVGLEPIAVAAGPGGAAGAIPRVTEETSINTEGKTSAAAPDPEVTFPEITESELKEARQIRPLPTLAGGSALKSFNLRGDAKRLFEEVFKAYGLSVVFDGDYQAGAPVLFRAENIDWKEAIRDLENVTSSFVVPVSSKVALIAKDTTQKRAEVEPVISVVIPFPEPLSPQEVQEAARAVQSTFDMTKMGIDNGRRLVLFRDRVSRLRPAMQLFQELMLHRGQIVTEVELISVNQDSSLSYGMTLPGSFPFTYVGDLSPLNYKPVYASTSSPYATFGGGRTRFAMGLVGASLFASMSRGQTNSLMKAELLGLDGQAAQLHVGDRYPIITSMYSGAATGSTTGGYGTAPSINFEDLGIVLKITPHLHGTESVTLEIEAEFKALAGSAVNDIPVISERKFATKTRVKYSETAVIAGLVRETLTQSWSGIPVLAIASPFRSNDKSMERTQLLLTVHPKLVNLPPSEFPSPQVWVGSETRPRTVLEPTAN